One region of Daphnia pulicaria isolate SC F1-1A chromosome 7, SC_F0-13Bv2, whole genome shotgun sequence genomic DNA includes:
- the LOC124348727 gene encoding uncharacterized protein LOC124348727 — protein MYNQVCVRQPDQSFKRFLWRRPGSSEAPKTYQMMVQRFGLISSPTSCLYALQHAANNHDKFRYVGEIINKSFYVDNYIDSFETEELAIETVAQVTKVLADGGFRLNQWVSSSRAVLSSIPASERVHQTLNLDLDDLPVERSLGVLWDCQHDCFKIATRQTGTALTKREMLAEIAKIFDPLEFLLPITTYAKVLFQQVWKITRQKPSDLSKREPLQWDEMLPDQMVKKWGLWRSELSHLEDVRVPRCFRDQRFPLSTTRFKLHVFCDASEVAFGACCYLRLECEANFDVKFVYAKSRVAPIKTLSIPRLELQAAVLATRIAVSVKKELRLPINSTLFLTDSEVVLKWVKSEQQRYSQFVHHRIYEITETSSNEEWRFISGRENPAEYCSHGLRPTQLDNQHRWFDGPLFLQRPVSQWAHLDQRQEPTAEDLEVMKERAVL, from the coding sequence ATGTATAATCAAGTTTGCGTACGCCAGCCCGATCAAAGCTTCAAACGTTTCTTGTGGCGGAGACCCGGCAGCTCAGAAGCACCGAAAACCTACCAAATGATGGTTCAGAGATTTGGGTTAATTTCGTCTCCAACGTCATGTTTGTATGCGCTACAGCACGCTGCAAATAATCACGACAAATTCCGGTACGTAGgagaaattataaataaaagttTCTACGTTGACAACTATATTGACTCGTTCGAGACGGAGGAGCTCGCTATAGAGACGGTTGCTCAAGTAACAAAAGTGTTAGCGGATGGAGGATTTAGGCTCAACCAATGGGTCTCATCGTCACGGGCAGTCCTTTCTTCGATACCTGCAAGTGAAAGAGTACACcaaactttgaatttggatcTGGATGACCTACCAGTTGAGCGCTCACTTGGTGTTTTGTGGGATTGCCAACACGACTGCTTCAAAATCGCGACCCGACAGACAGGAACAGCCCTAACGAAGCGAGAAATGCTGGcagaaatagccaaaatattCGACCCATTAGAATTTCTCCTTCCCATCACGACGTACGCCAAGGTATTGTTCCAACAAGTATGGAAGATAACGCGCCAAAAACCGAGTGATTTGTCAAAACGGGAACCGCTTCAATGGGATGAGATGCTGCCCGATCAGATGGTCAAGAAATGGGGCCTTTGGAGATCGGAGTTGTCGCATTTAGAAGACGTTCGTGTGCCGAGATGCTTCCGTGATCAACGATTCCCACTATCAACTACCCGTTTCAAGCTACATGTTTTTTGCGACGCATCAGAAGTTGCATTTGGGGCATGCTGTTATTTACGGCTGGAGTGTGAAGCAAATTTCGACGTCAAGTTTGTATATGCCAAGTCAAGAGTTGCACCGATAAAAACTTTATCGATCCCACGTTTAGAATTACAAGCGGCCGTGTTGGCGACCCGGATTGCCGTATCCGTGAAGAAAGAATTGAGACTGCCAATCAATTCAACCCTGTTTTTGACCGACTCGGAGGTAGTGTTAAAGTGGGTAAAATCAGAGCAGCAGCGTTATTCGCAATTTGTTCACCACCGGATTTACGAAATCACGGAGACATCCAGCAATGAAGAATGGAGATTCATAAGTGGGCGCGAAAACCCAGCCGAGTATTGTAGCCATGGCCTTCGCCCAACGCAGCTGGACAATCAACACCGATGGTTTGATGGTCCACTCTTTTTACAGAGGCCAGTCAGTCAATGGGCCCATCTTGACCAACGGCAAGAGCCAACAGCAGAAGATCTAGAGGTGATGAAGGAAAGGGCCGTCTTATAA
- the LOC124348728 gene encoding uncharacterized protein LOC124348728 gives MKRSTECKDQEKQEKASTVAEREEALRTLIQKIQEACFGTDVKTLIARKQLKKTSRLVKLTPFIDKNKILRVGGRLENATELYESRHPIVLDPDHHLSILLITEAHVQTAHAGVERTLVEVRVKYWPLKGRRAIRRVVKKCVECKIQRVRPAPPMMAPLPRPRLEPFQPAFASVGLDFFGP, from the coding sequence ATGAAAAGAAGCACTGAATGCAAAGATCAGGAAAAGCAAGAAAAAGCATCTACCGTAGCAGAGAGGGAAGAGGCCCTGCGAACCCTCATCCAGAAAATACAAGAAGCATGCTTTGGAACGGATGTGAAAACGCTGATAGCTAGGAAGCAATTAAAGAAAACTTCGCGGTTGGTAAAGTTGACACCATTTatcgataaaaacaaaattctacgTGTAGGTGGTCGATTGGAAAATGCGACGGAGCTGTATGAAAGTCGTCATCCAATAGTGCTGGACCCGGACCATCATTTATCCATCCTGCTGATCACCGAAGCCCATGTTCAGACGGCCCATGCCGGAGTGGAAAGAACTTTGGTGGAAGTGCGGGTGAAATACTGGCCGTTAAAAGGAAGGCGGGCGATTAGAAGAGTAGTAAAGAAATGCGTAGAATGCAAGATACAGCGTGTAAGACCAGCCCCACCGATGATGGCTCCACTTCCAAGGCCCAGACTTGAACCATTCCAGCCAGCTTTTGCCAGCGTCGGGCTCGACTTCTTCGGACCATAA